gtatgGTCCTGACTCTCAAGCGCGACAAAGTTAACGACCAAAGCAGCCTGTCGCATTCCAAGAACGGGACGAGCTTGATCAATATCTTTTAGAGCCTCTGGTGGACAACATTGCATACAAAGCAGACCCAATtgcttggtggagggatgttggcgatgtgCGCTTTCCTCGGCTGTCTCACGCGGTTACCGACCCCCTCACCACGACGCTGTCCCCCGCGGAAACTGAGAGAGATTTGAGCAGTTGCGGGAGTATGTTAAGGCCATTCAGATCTCGCCTACGACGCTATACAGGGCCATGGTTCAGAGTTTTCGTTGTTGAGGTAAGCTGATAATTATCAGCCTACATAGTTTCCCTTAGTCTCCTCGGAGGGGAACAACTGGAGGGAAGTTCTTCAATTGGTAGGCAGGGTTAATCTAAATGGGGAAAACGAGTAGTAATATTGATCGATTTGATCGTCATTCAATTCCGAAGCTCGTCTAAACCTAGCTATGCTCTTATCCAAAACGCCCCACTCCTCGGTGTCAATAGAGTTCAACCTGCGGAATTCgtccaagcaagcaagaaatATCGACATTTTCGTAAACACAATCCTATCTCCTCGACACCGAAGACCCCTGATTTTGTTGTCCCGTACCTGTGTGCGGcaacttgctgctgctgttgttgttggtcaTGGGCATCATTTGGTTTTCCGTGTACCAGAATTCTGTTGGCGGCGATACGGTGTTGACAGGAGCTGCATTGATGGGTATGTTGGCCTGCTGGCATGCCGGTTGATACGGGAAAGACGGTAGCGCCAGACAGAGATCTGAAAGGTGCTCATCGACGTAGTTTAACCCTCGGGACGCCGTCCATGACACCTCGCCATTGCGAAGTGTGAGATACTTTCGAAGAAAGTTAACCTCATCTGTTAACTTTTGGTTTCTACGAGTCAATTCTTCGATAGTTTCATTCCTGTTGATCTGTGATATCAGATGTCTGATTTCACATTCAAGCCGTGCAATGTATTGCTTGGTCCTTTCTCGAGCGGCGCGCTGAGATACACGATCATTAGCCCGCTTGCGTGCTAGTTGCTCAGGGCTTAGATTCGTGGTAGTGCGAGGTTCTAGCAGAAGATTAGTATCTCAGACATGTTCTACATACGAGTTTTAATGCGGAAAGGGGGGAAGTGTAGCGACATTGCAAACTATTAGTAAACAAATACCTTTACGCCGAGCACTGGTGCTCGCTGTCGCCGGCCATTTTAGATCTGACATGCTGAGAATGTAACTGGCAGTCGACAATCGTGCGTCGAAACGGTAACCATTCAAATATACGCGAATTGCTGTGGTCAGTCGTTTGCCTTTTGGATCTGTCATCGTACATGAGTTATAGGTTCTACTTAGACCGGCGATCATATCCATACCCATTTAAATAATCGATATGAACAATCGCTAGGTTTGGTTACCCCTAGCATGGGGTGTAATCGGCAGTGTTCAAAAGGAGAGTTAGAGGGAGTATTTTCTGCATCGAGATTGTACTTATTAAACGCTAGTGCGGCACCTGCAGCGACAAATTGACCATGCGGCATCTAAGCCATCCAGAAGGAAGGGCAACGTCCGGATTTGGTCAGGCAATGTGCTCTTGGGTTGTTCCGATGTCCAGAAGATATTTGGGCTTAGCTAGAGGAGCGAGCAAGGAGGAAAAACAATGGAATGTTGGGATGAGTGACGACGACCTCTGTCCATGCACCCAGGTAGCGGACTTCCCGCTGCTTTCACAGGTGTCCCTATTCTGTTTTATTACAACGCCTTTAAACTCTTGGTGCTAGCATGTTTTGTGCGACAGCATTGTGTTACGGATTTGATGTCTACATGGGCAGGCACGATTAGTATGTACTAAACTACAGGTAAGATAATATCGAGGCACGAACGAAGCGTGGCAAGATCCCCCGTCTCATTCGTAGCGTATGCGAAGTATTCCAATCTCCCTGCGGCCAACTGGGGAGATGCACACAACCTGGATCCAATGAATTCCTGCCGTTGCTGGGGGGTTACGTTTCTAGCCATGCCAAGTTCAGGGAACACTGCGTGGTATTCATGTAACCAGAAGTCAAGGGTTGCGCCACCCAAGTAGTAAGGGGGTTGTCAAAAATGACCCACATGGTGTCTAGGTGAGAACTTCGTTTTAGACCTCTACTAACTATAAGAACTCTCCTGCGTCAGGGAAGCTCACCTGCCAATAGATACGGCGGCACCAACATGCAGCGGCAATCACTTCCAAAAGCCACCTCCGAACAGCGTGGAGCTAGTTGGCCGAAACACATCCTCCTTACAAACAATGTATTTTAGTAGTTCCTGGCGCGAAGTTCACCGTGATTGATGGCAGGGCTGCACAACAAGGATTGCTGCACGTGTAACCCCTGTCAAGACATAAATTAGAGCGCGGTGGGCTGCTCTCTGCCAGGTGTAGTGTGCCGGGGTGCTTGATATCCACTTACTCACTAACACCATGGAAGATCGAGCCGGGGGTTGCGAGACAGCAGCGAATAGCACAATAATGTGCTACGTAGCTGTCAGAAGTACGGTGTGGATCTTTCACAAATGGCGTCCCTATAAGGAACAGTGGGTGTGGCGGCATTCATTGAGTGTATTCAGTGTTGTCAGTTCTGATGTCTGTTCTTCTCCTTTTACGCGGTTAAGCGTGTCGCTTGCGACACTGTTAGATTTACGATGCCTCCTCACTTGGGTAATAAAAGGTTtaattgatgaattattGAATTATTCCCCCAAAGACTGATTAttctcttgttcttcttcgtcaattTCCTGTGTGCGGGGAAGTCCTTTGCTACCTTTCGTCCAGACAGCCACAGGccacagtatgaatttgcgccgctttagTCGCATATCCCGCCAATCTAACAGTGTCGCTCGCGACATGCTTAAATGCGTAAAAAGGAGAGAAGACGAACGCAAGAACAATCAGAGACAACAATTAATACATTGGGCTaatgcctacacacccattGAG
The DNA window shown above is from Pochonia chlamydosporia 170 chromosome Unknown PCv3seq00015, whole genome shotgun sequence and carries:
- a CDS encoding bZIP transcription factor domain-containing protein; translation: MSDLKWPATASTSARRKEPRTTTNLSPEQLARKRANDRVSQRAARERTKQYIARLECEIRHLISQINRNETIEELTRRNQKLTDEVNFLRKYLTLRNGEVSWTASRGLNYVDEHLSDLCLALPSFPYQPACQQANIPINAAPVNTVSPPTEFWYTENQMMPMTNNNSSSKLPHTGTGQQNQGSSVSRR